A single Ptiloglossa arizonensis isolate GNS036 chromosome 2, iyPtiAriz1_principal, whole genome shotgun sequence DNA region contains:
- the Wcd gene encoding U3 small nucleolar RNA-associated protein 18 homolog wicked — MSKFKQKYNIKTHEVTVNKTITKKRMSTKTLYNSKFTAPLKKKRKSKYDPKEEARLERIVFGDPSDIINNLSNDEDVSESNINKTINNDTLEANDVNDDLNTQSDGVIYTEDQKKVAWIDEDDAQYSVQDATKAQSRKLPADIPEKLYKDFLQNKYKEIVGIPKWAELKKTNNEFDDLDNDILKHSCHLEKPKTKNLPKNIIDIKALTPINKQTHTEGPIISSIEFHPSSTVALVAGTSGILSLFQVDGIENNKLHTMQYKKFPISTAKFFKDGTEILIGSQYYPHCHSYNLITGKTYKISLPHGITNMKRYEVSPDGKLLVVCGRMGEIFVLSSSSKELIGTLKMNSTCKAICFNPNGKTLITHGDGSEMYIWDLNSRSCIHRAVDDGCLSCSSIAISSSGQFLATGSKEGVVNLYNTETVLQNRQPVPLKVILNLTTSITSLKFNSHSEILAMASSKKYNAFKMVHLPSFTVFSNFPSFQTNISMPEAIDFSPGSGYLGLSNRSGSAFLYRLKHYGNY, encoded by the exons ATGAGTAAATTTAAGCAGAAATATAACATAAAAACTCATGAAGTAACagtaaataaaacaattacAAAGAAACGTATGTCTACGAAGACATTATACAATTCAAAGTTTACTGCAcctttaaaaaagaaacgtaaaagtaAATATGATCCAAAAGAAGAAGCCAG ATTGGAAAGGATTGTATTTGGTGACCCAAGTGACATTATAAACAATTTATCAAATGATGAAGATGTTTCTGAATcaaatataaacaaaacaataaataatgATACTCTTGAAGCAAATGATGTAAATGACGATTTGAATACACAAAGTGATGGTGTTATTTATACAGAAGACCAGAAGAAGGTAGCATGGATTGATGAGGATGATGCTCAATACTC TGTACAAGATGCTACAAAGGCGCAGAGTCGTAAATTACCTGCTGATATAccagaaaaattgtataaagaTTTTCTACagaataaatataaagaaattgtGGGTATTCCAAAGTGGGCTGAActtaaaaaaacaaacaatgaaTTTGACGATTTAGATAATGACATCTTAAAG CATAGTTGTCATTTGGAGAAACCTAAAACgaaaaatttaccaaagaaCATAATTGATATAAAAGCATTGACTCCAATTAACAAACAAACTCATACTGAAGGACCTATCATATCAAGTATTGAATTCCATCCATCTTCCACTGTGGCACTTGTTGCTGGTACATCTGGAATTTTGTCTCTTTTCCAA GTAGAtggtattgaaaataataaattgcaTACAAtgcaatataaaaaatttcctattagtacagcaaaatttttcaaagatgGTACAGAAATTTTAATTGGTTCTCAATATTACCCACACTGTCATTCCTATAATTTAATTACTGGAAAAACATATAAGATATCATTACCACATGGTATTACTAACATGAAG AGATATGAAGTATCTCCAGATGGAAAATTATTAGTTGTTTGCGGACGAATGGGAGAAATTTTTGTATTAAGTAGTTCATCTAAAGAACTTATTGGTActttaaaaatgaattcaaCATGCAAGGCAATATGTTTCAATCCAAACGGTAAAACTCTCATTACACACGGTG ATGGCAGTGAAATGTATATTTGGGATTTAAATAGTCGATCGTGCATACATCGTGCCGTAGATGATGGATGTTTGTCCTGTTCGTCTATTGCAATATCATCAAGTGGTCAATTTTTAGCAACAGGTAGTAAAGAAGGTGTGgttaatttatataatacagaAACAGTATTGCAAAATCGACAGCCTGTTCCTTTAAAAGTTATTCTAAACCTTACAACATCTATTACtagtttaaaatttaattctcattCTGAAATATTAGCAATGGcttcaagtaaaaaatacaatgcGTTTAAAATGGTACATTTACCTTCATTCACagtcttttcaaattttccctCATTTCAAACAAATATATCAATGCCAGAAGCTATTGACTTTTCGCCTGGAAGTGGTTATTTAGGACTTTCAAATAGATCTGGTAGTGCTTTTTTGTACAGATTAAAACATTATGGAAATTATTAG
- the Deaf1 gene encoding deformed epidermal autoregulatory factor 1 has translation MEESQTSESVAVLPDMSEPLTSETEEASALTTEHEAHPVAVTASVTSVPGVPGVPGVGVPVSLPVGSIIGVANSTNGTTFNVITSDQLQLPGSGQFKQMLCVDNGFICEPRHDKDTDPLRWNGELKATHIVIQNSTEEHESEQIHVSTANTQQICSWSESANLAVLPVRCKNTNAELHKSRFGSGARGRCIKLGQDWYTPSEFEALCGRASSKDWKRSIRFGGRSLQTLIDEQILKPHATSCTCAACCDDDSATGPVRLFTPYKRRKRARDTSDGDTPLRKLKCDNSRDGSNNDESDGEVVVPDKEVWPQFVSTDGLVVQQPQDQDGVVQSVHQTENGQSDDIFKKLDEMSNKMLKLAYEFRRTLEEAKEVNRQQRREQALVAQLGGRGDVIETVGLQPSSDTHNKKCANCNREAFAECSLCRRTPYCSTFCQRKDWAGHQVECVRGAAETVMLIVESSSGDTSALPTAGGDQ, from the exons ATGGAGGAGAGTCAAACATCGGAAAGTGTCGCCGTGCTACCGGACATGTCCGAACCGTTGACGAGCGAGACCGAGGAGGCGTCCGCCCTAACGACCGAGCACGAGGCGCATCCCGTCGCCGTGACGGCGAGCGTCACTTCGGTACCGGGTGTTCCTGGTGTTCCAGGAGTCGGTGTACCGGTTTCTTTGCCTGTTGGTTCTATCATCGGTGTAGCGAACTCGACCAACGGCACGACCTTCAACGTCATCACCTCGGACCAGTTGCAG TTACCTGGTTCGGGGCAATTTAAGCAGATGCTATGTGTAGATAATGGTTTTATTTGTGAACCCCGTCACGATAAGGATACAGATCCTTTGCGTTGGAATGGAGAACTCAAAGCAACACATATAGTGATACAAAATAGTACAGAGGAGCATGAATCTGAACAAATACATGTCTCTACTGCCAACACACAACAAATATGTAGTTGGTCAGAATCTGCTAATTTAGCAGTATTGCCTGTTAggtgcaaaaatacaaatgcagaaTTACATAAAAGTAGATTTGGATCTGGAGCTAGAGGAAGATGTATCAAACTTGGACAAGATTGGTATACACCAAGCGAATTCGAAGCACTTTGTGGTAGAGCATCTAGCAAAGATTGGAAACGTAGTATTAGATTTGGTGGCAGAAGTTTACAAACATTGATAgatgaacaaattttaaagCCACATGCTACCTCTTGTACTTGTGCAGCATGCTGCGACGATGACAGTGCA ACGGGTCCAGTCCGGCTTTTTACACCATACAAACGTAGAAAAAGAGCTAGAGATACGTCCGATGGAGATACACCATTGCGTAAACTTAAATGTGATAATTCACGAGATGGTAGTAATAATGATGAAAGTGATGGTGAAGTCGTTGTACCTGATAAAGAAGTATGGCCACAGTTTGTTTCAACAGATGGTTTAGTTGTACAACAACCGCAAGATCAAGATGGTGTTGTGCAAAGTGTTCATCAAACAGAAAATGGACAAAGCGATGACATATTTAAAAAACTTGATGAGATGtctaataaaatgttaaaattagcTTATGAATTTAGACGTACTTTAGAAGAAGCTAAGGAAGTAAATAGACAACAAAGAAGAGAGCAAGCGTTAGTAGCTCAATTAGGAGGTAGAGGAGATGTTATTGAAACTGTTGGATTGCAACCATCATCGGATACTCATAACAAAAAG TGTGCCAATTGCAACAGAGAAGCATTTGCGGAGTGTTCTTTATGTAGACGAACACCTTATTGTTCTACATTTTGTCAACGCAAAGATTGGGCAGGTCATCAAGTAGAATGTGTAAGGGGTGCTGCTGAAACCGTAATGCTTATAGTAGAAAGTAGTAGTGGGGATACTAGTGCTCTTCCAACGGCTGGTGGGGACCAATAG